The Agrococcus sp. SGAir0287 DNA window GACCGTGAACGGCGCGCCGAGCTCCGCCATCGCGATGACCGTGCATTCCACGTGCCAGCCGGGCCGGCCGCGACCGACGGGCGAGTCCCACGCCGGCTCCCCCGGTCGCTCGGCCCGCCACAGCAGCGGGTCGAGCGGATCGCGTTTGCCCGCGCGATCGGGGTCGCCGCCGTGCTCGCGGGCGAGGTGCAGCATCGTCTCGCGGTCGGTGCGGCTCCCGAGCCCCAACGGGTACGCGCGCTCGCGGGTGGTGTCGAAGTACACGTCCTCGTCGACGCGGTACGCGTCGCCCGTCTCGAGCATGGCGGCGACGGCGGCCGCGATGGCGTCGATGCGCTCGGTGACGGCGACCCACGAGTCCGGCGGCAGGATGCGCAGCGCCGCCATGTCGGCGCGGAAGACCTCCTGCTCGCGCTCGGCGAGCTCGCGCCAGTCGACGCCATCCCGATCCGCACGCTCGAGGAGGGGGTCGTCGACGTCGGTCGAGTTCATCGCCGTGGCCACGTCGAGACCGGCGTCGAGCCAGACGCGCGTGAGCGTGTCGCTCGCGAGGTACGTCGCTGCATGTCCGATGTGCGTGGCGTCGTACGGCGTGATGCCGCACGTGTACAGCGTCGCCGCGTCGCCCTCCGGCAGCACGAGCGGCCCGTCGGTCTTCGTGTCGTGCAGCGCGGGCCGCGGGCCCGTTCCGGGCAGGCGGGGTGTCGCCGCACGCTCCCACGTCCTCATGCTGCCGGCCTCATGCTGCGATCCATCCTGCGCCGAGCGCGACGAGCAGCGCCGCGCCGAGCGCGACGCGGTAGACGACGAAGGGCAGGAACGACCGCTTCGCGATGTAGGTCATGAGGAAGCGGATGACGGCGAGGCCGACGCCGAACGCGACGAGCGTCGCGACGATCGTCGGCCCCCAGCCGTAGCCGCTCGTCGACGGCTCGGTGAGCGCCTGGTACGTCTCGTAGAGGCCCGCGCCGAAGACGGCCGGGATCGCGAGCAGGAAGGCGTACTTCGCCGCCGCAGGGCGCTCGTAGCCGAGCGCGCGACCCATCGTGGTCGTCGCGCCGGATCGCGAGACGCCCGGGATGAGCGAGAGCACCTGCGCGAGCCCGACGAGGATGCCGTCGCGGTAGGTGATGTCACGCAGCCCCTTGTCGCGGCGGCCCAGGAGGTCGGCCGCGCCGAGGATGAGGCCGAAGACGATGAGCACCGTGGCCGTGATCCACAGCGACCGCAGCTGGTCGCGGATGAGGCTCTGGAAGAGCACGCCGGCCACGACGATCGGCACCGTGCCGATGATGACGAGCCAGCCCATCCGCACGTCGGGATCGTCCTTCGGCACCGCGCCGCGCAGCGCGCCGAACCAGCGCTGCACGATGCGCACGATGTCGCGCCAGAAGAAGAGCACGACGGCGAGCTCGGTGCCGATCTGCGTGATGGCGGTGAACGTCGCGCCAGGATCCTCGGCCCCCGGCAGGAAGATGCCCGCGATGCGCAGGTGCGCGCTCGACGAGATCGGCAGGAACTCGGTCGCGCCCTGCAGGATGCCCAGCAGGATCGCCTCGATCCACTGCATCTACAGCTCCTGCAGGAGGTCGGCGAGCACGGCGGTGCCGAAGTCGAGCGCGTCGAGCGGCACGCGCTCGTCGACCCCGTGGAACATCGCGGCGAAGTCGAGGTCGGGGGTGAGGCGCAGCGGCGCGAAGCCGTACCCGGCGATGCCGAGCCTCGAGAGGGCCTTGTTGTCCGTGCCGCCAGAGAGCATGTACGGCAGCACGGGCGCGTCGGGGTCGTGCCGCTGCAGCGCCGCGACCATCGCCTCCACCGCCTCGCCGGCGAAGGGCACCTCGAGGCCGACGTCCTGCCGCACGATGTCGAGCTCGACGTCGTCCGCCGCCTCGGCGACGATGCGGCGCGCGACCTCGAGCGCCTCG harbors:
- the mshC gene encoding cysteine--1-D-myo-inosityl 2-amino-2-deoxy-alpha-D-glucopyranoside ligase, whose product is MRTWERAATPRLPGTGPRPALHDTKTDGPLVLPEGDAATLYTCGITPYDATHIGHAATYLASDTLTRVWLDAGLDVATAMNSTDVDDPLLERADRDGVDWRELAEREQEVFRADMAALRILPPDSWVAVTERIDAIAAAVAAMLETGDAYRVDEDVYFDTTRERAYPLGLGSRTDRETMLHLAREHGGDPDRAGKRDPLDPLLWRAERPGEPAWDSPVGRGRPGWHVECTVIAMAELGAPFTVAAGGIDLRFPHQEMQAHHALALGASLFSVARANAGLVAYDGEKMSKSLGNLVKVRALLDAGVRPAAIRLALLAHHWRSDWEWTDADLAVANERLDRWTAWAQVPPDDPSLDDSVLEWLRSTLQHDLDTPAALQAVDAFVDRAPADDVSIDAIDALLGVRLR
- a CDS encoding undecaprenyl-diphosphate phosphatase, giving the protein MQWIEAILLGILQGATEFLPISSSAHLRIAGIFLPGAEDPGATFTAITQIGTELAVVLFFWRDIVRIVQRWFGALRGAVPKDDPDVRMGWLVIIGTVPIVVAGVLFQSLIRDQLRSLWITATVLIVFGLILGAADLLGRRDKGLRDITYRDGILVGLAQVLSLIPGVSRSGATTTMGRALGYERPAAAKYAFLLAIPAVFGAGLYETYQALTEPSTSGYGWGPTIVATLVAFGVGLAVIRFLMTYIAKRSFLPFVVYRVALGAALLVALGAGWIAA